A genomic region of Pseudomonas migulae contains the following coding sequences:
- a CDS encoding LysR family transcriptional regulator, whose translation MTVKQIRAFLAVAQSLSFAVACERLHLSQSALSLTIKALEEGLGGRLFTRNTRNVALTAEGESLVPLARRLIADWDNAEDELRQRFTLQRGRVTLAAMPSFAGNLLPPILKTFRARYPKVNVTVNDVINEQVLEMVRDRQVELGVAFEPTQSSSLAFTPLYIDRFVAVVPFDSAFAERDDIDWQTLLEEPFITLQRPSTVRVMLEEHLQARGMKLPVEFESHQLATVGRMVASGLGVSAVPALCAGQMRELGARCITLRDPVVERAIGVLTKPGVELSAAAQALFDILKEENLGQRLSS comes from the coding sequence ATGACAGTCAAGCAGATCCGCGCCTTTCTGGCCGTTGCCCAGAGCCTGAGCTTTGCCGTCGCCTGCGAGCGCTTGCACCTGTCGCAATCGGCGCTGAGCCTGACCATCAAGGCGCTGGAAGAGGGCCTGGGCGGGCGACTGTTTACGCGCAACACGCGCAATGTGGCGCTGACCGCTGAAGGTGAGTCGCTGGTGCCATTGGCCCGTCGACTGATCGCCGACTGGGACAATGCCGAAGACGAACTGCGCCAGCGTTTTACCCTGCAACGCGGGCGGGTGACGCTGGCGGCGATGCCGTCGTTTGCCGGCAACCTGTTGCCGCCCATCCTGAAAACCTTTCGGGCGCGCTACCCGAAGGTCAACGTCACGGTGAACGACGTGATCAACGAACAGGTGCTGGAAATGGTACGTGATCGGCAGGTCGAACTGGGGGTGGCGTTCGAGCCGACGCAGAGTTCGTCGCTGGCGTTCACTCCGCTGTACATCGACCGTTTCGTGGCGGTGGTGCCGTTTGATTCCGCGTTCGCTGAACGGGACGATATCGACTGGCAGACGTTGCTTGAAGAACCGTTCATTACCTTGCAGCGACCGTCGACGGTGCGGGTGATGCTGGAAGAGCACTTGCAGGCGCGAGGGATGAAGTTGCCGGTGGAGTTCGAAAGCCATCAGTTGGCGACCGTCGGAAGGATGGTTGCCAGCGGGCTTGGGGTGAGTGCGGTGCCGGCGTTGTGCGCCGGGCAGATGCGCGAGTTGGGCGCGCGGTGCATCACGTTGCGTGACCCGGTCGTGGAAAGAGCGATTGGCGTGTTGACCAAACCGGGGGTTGAATTGTCGGCGGCGGCGCAGGCGTTGTTCGATATTTTGAAGGAGGAAAACCTGGGCCAGCGCCTGTCTTCCTGA
- a CDS encoding NAD-dependent protein deacetylase, whose product MLDSRTREQLDRLQQLMADQPFVVLTGAGISTPSGIPDYRDNQGVRRGRQPMMYQEFLSAPESRRRYWARAMLGWPRVRLAQPNVAHEALASLQSTRRIGGLITQNVDTLHDQAGSHDVIELHGSLHRVLCLDCGQRSERDSIQQLMEAQNPYLAGVDAVQAPDGDTLLDSAFEARFQVPQCPHCAGERMKPDVVFFGENVAQVTAAKAMAAVEKAAGLLVVGSSLMAYSAFRLCRAVADQGKPLLAINLGKTRADDLLDLKIEASCEQLLPLLAQRLST is encoded by the coding sequence ATGCTCGACAGCCGCACCCGCGAACAACTCGACCGGCTCCAGCAGCTCATGGCCGACCAACCGTTTGTGGTCCTGACCGGTGCCGGCATCAGCACCCCGTCGGGCATTCCGGATTACCGCGACAATCAAGGCGTGCGGCGTGGCCGACAGCCGATGATGTATCAGGAATTTCTCTCCGCCCCGGAATCCCGGCGCCGCTATTGGGCGCGGGCGATGCTCGGCTGGCCGCGGGTGCGCCTGGCCCAACCGAATGTGGCGCATGAAGCGCTGGCCAGCCTGCAAAGCACCCGGCGGATCGGCGGATTGATTACCCAGAACGTCGACACCTTGCACGACCAGGCCGGCAGTCACGATGTGATCGAACTGCACGGCAGCCTGCACCGGGTGTTGTGCCTGGACTGCGGGCAACGCAGCGAGCGCGATTCGATCCAGCAGTTGATGGAAGCGCAGAACCCTTACCTGGCCGGTGTCGACGCGGTGCAGGCACCGGATGGCGATACTCTGCTCGATTCGGCGTTCGAGGCGCGGTTCCAGGTGCCGCAATGCCCGCATTGCGCGGGTGAACGGATGAAACCGGATGTGGTGTTTTTTGGCGAGAACGTGGCGCAGGTGACAGCGGCCAAAGCAATGGCGGCGGTCGAAAAAGCCGCGGGGCTGCTGGTGGTCGGGTCGTCGTTGATGGCGTATTCGGCGTTCCGCTTGTGTCGGGCCGTGGCGGATCAGGGCAAACCGTTGCTGGCGATCAATCTGGGGAAGACGCGGGCGGATGATCTTCTCGACCTGAAGATCGAAGCCTCCTGCGAGCAGCTGTTGCCCTTACTGGCTCAGCGCCTCTCTACCTGA
- a CDS encoding class I SAM-dependent methyltransferase: MDEARLNDFMGKLVNDMGGAAMLANVILGEELGLYRAMADSQPITPEALADKTGCNPRLLREWLSAHAASGYMEHTDGQFRLPEEQALALAIEDSPVYIAGGIGVVASFFHDKDKLVNAMRGNGALAWGDHHPCMFSGTERFFRPGYKAHLIAEWLPALDGVVAKLEAGAKVADIGCGHGASTVIMAQAFPDSRFVGFDYHAPSVTVATQRAEEGGVGGRARFFQGTAKSYPGDDYDLVCYFDCLHDMGDPVGAAKHAYDSLKPDGTVLLVEPFANDKLDDNVTPVGRLFYAASTFICTPNSLSQEVGLGLGAQAGEARLRKVFTEAGFKTFRRATETPFNLILEARK; encoded by the coding sequence ATGGACGAGGCCAGACTCAACGATTTCATGGGCAAACTGGTGAACGACATGGGCGGCGCGGCCATGCTCGCCAACGTCATCCTCGGCGAAGAGCTCGGCCTGTACCGGGCCATGGCCGACAGCCAACCCATCACCCCTGAAGCACTCGCCGACAAGACCGGCTGCAACCCCCGCCTGCTGCGCGAATGGCTCAGCGCCCACGCCGCTTCCGGCTACATGGAACACACCGACGGCCAGTTCCGCCTGCCCGAAGAACAAGCTCTGGCCCTGGCCATCGAGGACTCACCGGTCTACATCGCCGGCGGTATCGGGGTGGTCGCGTCGTTTTTCCATGACAAGGACAAACTGGTCAACGCCATGCGCGGCAACGGCGCCCTGGCCTGGGGCGATCACCATCCGTGCATGTTCAGCGGCACAGAGCGATTCTTCCGCCCCGGCTACAAAGCGCACCTGATCGCCGAGTGGCTACCGGCCCTCGACGGCGTCGTCGCCAAACTGGAAGCCGGTGCCAAAGTCGCCGACATCGGCTGCGGCCATGGCGCCTCGACGGTGATCATGGCCCAGGCGTTTCCGGATTCGCGGTTCGTCGGCTTCGACTACCACGCCCCGTCCGTCACCGTCGCCACCCAGCGCGCGGAAGAAGGTGGCGTGGGCGGCCGGGCCCGGTTCTTCCAGGGCACGGCAAAAAGCTATCCCGGCGATGACTACGATCTGGTCTGCTATTTCGACTGCCTGCATGACATGGGCGATCCGGTGGGCGCGGCGAAGCACGCGTATGACTCGTTGAAACCGGACGGTACGGTGCTGCTGGTGGAACCGTTCGCCAATGACAAGCTCGACGACAACGTCACCCCGGTCGGCCGGCTGTTCTACGCGGCCTCGACCTTTATCTGCACGCCGAACTCCCTGTCCCAGGAAGTCGGTCTCGGGCTCGGCGCCCAGGCGGGTGAGGCGCGGTTGCGCAAAGTGTTTACCGAGGCCGGTTTCAAGACATTCCGTCGAGCCACGGAAACGCCGTTCAACCTGATTCTGGAAGCCCGCAAGTAA
- a CDS encoding acetamidase/formamidase family protein, producing the protein MTTLLPESDLNSTPVDRLRVDQYTNGLIGPSQPMLGPLADGGTLITGTPPGCWGPMITPAFEGGHEVTQPVAIAGAEIGDAVAIKIKSMRVTSLATSSGVMSFVEGRYNGDPFVSKFCSKCGTEHPASHVEGIGEDSIRCNNCGAEVSAFRFSHGYVIVFDAQNQVSLTVNQDVANQLAGNASEMSALPEFATQHSILSLARADIPGVAAHMRPFLGNIGTTPSRDLPDSHNCADFGQYLIGAPHRFGMTREELHAAKTDGHMDTNSIREGCVLICPVKVPGAGVYMGDMHAQQGNGEIAGHATDCSGETEVQVEVIKNLTLEGPILLQNLDDLPPMARPMNALQRQKVRELGERWGQHEIEESGPITFIGSGENLNVAVENGLKRAAAVTGLPYDEVLNRATITGSIDISRLPGTVRVTFLCPMPVLDRIGIGHLVREKYDLA; encoded by the coding sequence ATGACCACGCTTCTGCCTGAATCCGACCTGAACTCCACACCCGTCGATCGTCTGCGCGTCGACCAGTACACCAACGGCCTCATCGGCCCGAGCCAGCCGATGCTCGGCCCATTGGCCGACGGCGGCACCCTGATCACCGGCACGCCGCCGGGCTGTTGGGGGCCGATGATTACGCCGGCCTTCGAAGGCGGCCATGAAGTCACTCAACCGGTGGCCATCGCCGGTGCCGAAATCGGCGATGCCGTGGCGATCAAGATCAAAAGCATGCGCGTCACCTCTCTGGCCACTTCGTCTGGCGTGATGAGTTTTGTCGAAGGCCGCTACAACGGCGACCCGTTCGTTTCGAAATTCTGCAGTAAATGCGGCACCGAACACCCGGCCAGTCACGTCGAAGGCATCGGCGAGGATTCGATTCGCTGCAACAACTGTGGCGCCGAGGTCAGCGCGTTCCGATTCAGCCATGGTTACGTGATCGTGTTCGATGCGCAGAACCAGGTCAGCCTGACCGTCAATCAGGACGTGGCCAATCAACTGGCCGGGAATGCCTCCGAGATGTCGGCGCTGCCGGAATTCGCCACCCAGCACTCGATCCTGTCCCTGGCCCGCGCCGACATCCCCGGCGTCGCTGCACACATGCGGCCGTTCCTCGGCAACATCGGCACCACGCCGTCCCGTGACTTGCCGGACTCGCACAACTGCGCCGATTTCGGCCAATACCTGATCGGCGCACCGCACCGTTTCGGCATGACCCGCGAAGAGCTGCACGCGGCCAAGACCGACGGCCACATGGACACCAACTCGATCCGCGAAGGCTGCGTGCTGATCTGCCCGGTGAAAGTGCCGGGGGCCGGTGTGTACATGGGCGACATGCATGCCCAGCAGGGCAACGGCGAAATCGCCGGGCATGCGACCGACTGCTCCGGGGAAACCGAAGTGCAGGTCGAAGTGATCAAAAACCTGACGCTGGAAGGGCCGATCCTCCTGCAGAACCTCGACGATCTGCCGCCAATGGCCCGGCCAATGAATGCCCTGCAGCGGCAGAAAGTCCGTGAACTGGGCGAGCGCTGGGGTCAGCATGAAATCGAGGAGAGCGGCCCGATCACCTTCATCGGCAGTGGCGAAAACCTCAACGTGGCGGTGGAAAACGGCCTGAAACGCGCCGCCGCGGTCACCGGCCTGCCATATGACGAAGTGCTCAACCGCGCAACCATCACCGGTTCCATCGACATCAGCCGCTTGCCGGGCACCGTGCGCGTGACGTTCCTGTGCCCGATGCCAGTTCTGGATCGCATCGGCATCGGCCATCTGGTTCGCGAGAAATACGACCTGGCGTAA
- a CDS encoding HvfB family MNIO-type RiPP peptide maturase, with protein MQTSLTSTKATVGLGLRRGLMKDLQAAPLGDFDFLEVAPENWIGIGGAHGAALRALAERYPLSCHGLSLSLGGPAPLDVGFLQEVRGFLDQYNVPLYSEHLSYCSDDGHLYDLLPLPFTEEAVHHVAARIRQSQDILGRRLAVENVSYYAAPQQDMDELTFTNAVLREADCDLLLDVNNVYVNSINHGFDPQSFLAGIDSGRVVAMHVAGHFDESDTLKIDTHGASVKPVVWSLLAEAYARFGAQPTLLERDFNFPAFSELVAELQTIRRLQAKGVNRG; from the coding sequence ATGCAGACTTCCCTCACATCAACGAAGGCCACCGTCGGACTGGGCCTGCGTCGCGGTTTAATGAAGGACCTCCAGGCTGCCCCGCTGGGCGATTTCGACTTCCTGGAAGTCGCGCCGGAGAACTGGATCGGCATCGGCGGCGCCCATGGCGCGGCGCTGCGGGCCCTGGCCGAGCGGTATCCGCTGTCGTGTCACGGTCTGTCGCTGTCACTGGGCGGGCCGGCGCCGCTGGACGTCGGGTTTTTACAGGAGGTCCGGGGTTTTCTCGATCAATACAACGTGCCGCTGTACAGCGAGCACCTGAGCTACTGCAGCGATGACGGTCACCTTTACGACCTGTTGCCGCTGCCCTTTACCGAAGAAGCGGTGCATCACGTCGCCGCACGTATTCGTCAGTCCCAGGACATCCTCGGTCGGCGCCTGGCGGTGGAAAACGTCTCTTACTACGCCGCGCCTCAGCAAGACATGGACGAGTTGACGTTCACTAATGCGGTGCTGCGCGAAGCCGATTGCGACCTGTTGCTGGACGTCAACAATGTGTACGTCAACTCGATCAACCACGGTTTTGATCCTCAGTCCTTTCTGGCCGGCATCGATTCGGGGCGGGTGGTGGCGATGCACGTAGCCGGGCATTTCGATGAGTCCGACACCTTGAAAATCGACACCCACGGCGCCTCGGTGAAACCGGTGGTCTGGTCGTTGCTGGCCGAGGCCTATGCCCGGTTCGGTGCGCAACCGACGTTGCTGGAGCGGGATTTCAATTTCCCTGCGTTCTCTGAATTGGTCGCCGAACTGCAGACCATCCGCCGCTTGCAGGCCAAGGGGGTGAACCGTGGATAA
- a CDS encoding HvfC family RiPP maturation protein, with product MDKSTLFQQQNTLGLYLRDPDHCAPPAGMDVKRAQVYRELIFNNLSMLLSGTFPVLIKILGDEHWRSLVRIFLRDYRAHTPKFGEIAQEFVEFLAAQPPALNDGPWPPFMVELAHYEWVEMALQQSEAEPLPVSDAGLLLDQPLQIAPLAWPLAYAWPMHLVGPDYQPDVVPAQPTLLLVRRVEDWSVKFSELSPLAWRLLQRIGEFPELNGREQLEGLAVEAGTAGSQDFIDSGTALLRQMHGEGVVGVIA from the coding sequence GTGGATAAATCCACCCTGTTTCAACAACAGAACACCCTCGGCCTTTACCTGCGCGACCCCGATCATTGCGCACCGCCGGCCGGGATGGATGTGAAGAGGGCACAGGTTTACCGCGAGCTGATTTTCAACAACCTGTCGATGTTGCTCAGCGGCACTTTTCCGGTGCTGATCAAGATTCTGGGGGATGAGCACTGGCGTTCGCTGGTACGGATCTTCCTGCGGGACTACCGCGCGCACACGCCGAAATTCGGTGAGATCGCCCAGGAGTTCGTCGAGTTTCTCGCCGCACAGCCACCGGCGTTGAATGACGGACCATGGCCGCCCTTCATGGTGGAGCTGGCGCATTACGAGTGGGTCGAGATGGCGTTGCAGCAGTCCGAGGCCGAGCCGTTGCCGGTGAGTGATGCCGGGTTGTTGCTGGATCAGCCGTTGCAGATTGCGCCGCTGGCCTGGCCGTTGGCGTACGCGTGGCCGATGCACCTGGTCGGCCCGGATTATCAGCCGGACGTTGTGCCGGCCCAGCCGACTTTGCTGCTGGTACGACGGGTCGAGGACTGGAGTGTGAAGTTTTCCGAATTGAGCCCGTTGGCGTGGCGCTTGTTGCAGCGAATCGGCGAGTTCCCCGAGCTGAACGGGCGCGAGCAGTTGGAGGGATTGGCGGTCGAGGCAGGAACAGCCGGGTCGCAGGATTTCATCGACAGCGGGACGGCGTTGTTGCGGCAGATGCACGGGGAAGGGGTGGTTGGTGTTATTGCCTGA
- a CDS encoding phosphatidate cytidylyltransferase, whose translation MNLDEKFLWFFGAIAALLAIASIIGRILAKRATTEGSISTIENLNQRVNAWWGMVIIFFVSYLLGGNATVILFGFISLFALREFITLTPTRLGDHNALFSAFFILIPLQYILIGTHWYSLFTLLIPVYAFLLLPAIAVLSQDTDAFLERAAKIQWGVMICIYCISHAPALLLLDLEGFQGQNALLLFYLVFVVQLSDVLQYVFGKLFGKHKVAPLVSPSKTVEGLVGGGLSATLIGGCMFWMTPFSFWQSLMMSFVIVVMGFLGGLVMSAIKRSLSAKDWGTMIKGHGGMLDRMDSICFAAPIFFHLTRYFFSAQ comes from the coding sequence ATGAATCTTGATGAAAAGTTTTTGTGGTTCTTCGGCGCCATTGCCGCCCTGTTGGCGATCGCTTCGATCATCGGTCGGATACTGGCCAAGCGGGCTACGACAGAGGGCTCGATCTCAACCATCGAAAACCTCAATCAGCGCGTGAATGCCTGGTGGGGGATGGTGATCATTTTCTTCGTGTCCTACCTGCTGGGCGGGAACGCGACGGTCATTCTGTTCGGCTTCATTTCCCTGTTCGCACTCCGGGAATTCATCACCCTGACACCGACCCGGCTTGGCGACCATAACGCGCTGTTTTCGGCGTTTTTCATTCTGATCCCCCTGCAATACATACTGATCGGCACCCACTGGTATTCGCTGTTCACGCTGTTGATTCCGGTGTACGCCTTCCTGCTGTTGCCGGCGATTGCAGTGCTGAGCCAGGACACCGACGCCTTCCTGGAACGGGCGGCCAAAATTCAGTGGGGCGTGATGATTTGCATCTACTGCATCAGCCACGCACCTGCGTTATTGCTGCTGGACCTGGAAGGCTTCCAGGGTCAGAACGCGCTACTGCTGTTCTATCTGGTGTTCGTCGTTCAGTTGAGTGATGTCTTGCAGTACGTGTTCGGCAAGCTCTTCGGCAAGCACAAGGTTGCGCCGCTGGTGAGTCCGTCGAAAACCGTGGAAGGCCTGGTGGGTGGCGGTCTGTCTGCCACGCTGATTGGCGGTTGCATGTTCTGGATGACGCCGTTCAGTTTCTGGCAGTCGCTGATGATGTCGTTCGTCATCGTGGTGATGGGTTTCCTCGGCGGGCTGGTGATGTCGGCGATCAAGCGCAGCCTCAGCGCCAAGGACTGGGGCACCATGATCAAGGGCCACGGCGGCATGCTCGACCGGATGGACTCGATCTGTTTTGCGGCGCCGATCTTCTTTCACCTGACGCGGTATTTCTTCTCCGCGCAGTAA
- a CDS encoding lysophospholipid acyltransferase family protein: MWISNALISVLRFLIGVTARWESPPDLSRQRIYFANHTSHMDTLAIIAALPPEARVNVKPVAAADYWGKNKFLSYISQKGLNAVLIDRNPAPGVNVLEPIFDVVRAGHSIIIFPEGTRGSEALPGPFKSGLYRLAETFPEVDLVPIYLENLHRSMPKGKHVPLPIICTIRIGDPLQRISGEEKQVFLDRARDAIVRLSE, translated from the coding sequence ATGTGGATCAGTAATGCGTTGATTTCGGTTCTGCGCTTCCTCATTGGCGTCACGGCGAGGTGGGAAAGCCCACCGGATCTTTCGCGCCAGCGCATCTATTTCGCCAATCACACCAGCCACATGGACACCCTGGCAATCATCGCCGCCCTGCCACCGGAAGCCCGAGTGAACGTGAAACCGGTTGCGGCCGCTGACTACTGGGGAAAGAACAAATTCCTGTCATACATCTCGCAGAAAGGCCTGAATGCGGTACTTATCGATCGTAACCCCGCGCCCGGCGTAAACGTACTAGAGCCGATTTTCGATGTGGTGCGCGCCGGCCATTCGATCATCATCTTTCCGGAAGGCACGCGCGGCAGCGAGGCGTTGCCCGGTCCTTTCAAATCAGGTCTTTACCGCTTGGCCGAAACATTCCCCGAGGTTGACTTGGTGCCTATCTACCTGGAAAACCTGCATCGCTCCATGCCAAAAGGCAAACACGTCCCGCTGCCCATCATCTGCACTATCCGTATCGGCGACCCGCTGCAACGGATCAGTGGCGAGGAAAAACAGGTGTTTCTGGATCGGGCGCGTGACGCGATTGTGAGGTTGTCGGAATGA
- a CDS encoding CDP-alcohol phosphatidyltransferase family protein → MDENRRPIKTRSAGWAKRITDQLVKSDLSPNQISVASIAFALVGIVALNIDNGIAGSILCAIGIQLRLLCNLFDGMVAIEGGKKSDIGSLYNEFPDRIADSLLIVGLGYAIGYPDLGWFAALAAALTAYVRVFGGSIGLKQSFIGPMAKQHRMAVMTVGLVLNAVEASVYGSHYVLLIALAIIAIGSVATCVTRTLDISKQLKGAAHVDQ, encoded by the coding sequence ATGGATGAAAACAGAAGACCCATCAAGACGCGTTCTGCGGGATGGGCCAAACGCATCACCGACCAGTTGGTGAAAAGCGACCTCTCCCCCAATCAGATCTCCGTGGCCAGCATCGCCTTCGCACTCGTTGGCATCGTGGCGCTCAACATCGATAACGGCATTGCCGGGTCAATCCTCTGCGCGATCGGCATTCAGTTGCGCCTGCTGTGCAACCTCTTCGACGGCATGGTCGCGATCGAAGGCGGCAAGAAATCCGACATCGGCAGTCTCTACAACGAATTCCCCGACCGGATTGCCGACAGCCTGCTGATTGTCGGGCTGGGGTATGCCATCGGTTATCCGGACCTTGGCTGGTTTGCCGCGCTGGCCGCGGCACTGACCGCGTATGTCAGGGTGTTTGGCGGTTCGATCGGTCTCAAGCAGAGCTTCATCGGCCCGATGGCCAAGCAGCACCGGATGGCGGTGATGACGGTCGGTCTTGTGCTGAACGCTGTCGAAGCGAGCGTTTATGGCAGTCATTACGTGCTGTTGATCGCGCTGGCCATCATCGCCATCGGCTCCGTCGCCACTTGCGTCACGCGAACGCTGGACATTTCCAAGCAGCTCAAAGGTGCCGCCCATGTGGATCAGTAA